The genomic segment CGGAAGACAAAGGGAACATCGGGGAGGGAGTAACGACATGACCACAATCAAGATCCGCAAGGCCGAAGGCACCTGGACCGTTCGCGCAGGCGGCGCCATCCTCGTGGAAAGCCGCAACGCGCTGGTGCTCAGCGAAGACGGCCATACCGACGTGATCTATTTCCCCCGTGGCGATATCGCGATGGCCTTCCTCGACGAGACCGACCACACCACCCATTGCCCGCACAAGGGGGATGCCAGCTATTATTCCATCGTCACCAAAAGCCAGACCCTGAAGAACGCGGCCTGGAGCTATGACGACCCGAAACCGGACGTCGATCGCATCAGGGATCATATCGCCTTCTATTCCAGCGCCGACGTGACGGTCGAGCGTATCTGATACGTCCAGCGCGGCGCCGGGATAGGCGCCGCGTCCTAGCTGTGCTCTTCCTTCGATACCGCCGCCAGCGCGCGGTTGTA from the Roseovarius indicus genome contains:
- a CDS encoding DUF427 domain-containing protein; translated protein: MTTIKIRKAEGTWTVRAGGAILVESRNALVLSEDGHTDVIYFPRGDIAMAFLDETDHTTHCPHKGDASYYSIVTKSQTLKNAAWSYDDPKPDVDRIRDHIAFYSSADVTVERI